In the Hordeum vulgare subsp. vulgare chromosome 7H, MorexV3_pseudomolecules_assembly, whole genome shotgun sequence genome, one interval contains:
- the LOC123407816 gene encoding probable histone H2AXb isoform X3, giving the protein MAIAGSGRGKAKPAASAKSVSRSSKAGLQFPVGRVARYLKVGKYAERVGAGAPVYLAAVLEYLAAETLELAGNAARDNKKNRIVPRHIQLAVRNDEELSRLLGSVTIAAGGVLPSIHTTLLPKKAGKAKGDIGSASQEF; this is encoded by the exons ATGGCCATCGCCGGCAGCGGGAGGGGTAAGGCGAAGCCCGCCGCCAGCGCCAAGTCCGTGTCCCGGTCGTCCAAGGCCGGCCTGCAGTTCCCCGTCGGCCGCGTCGCCAGGTACCTCAAGGTCGGCAAGTACGCGGAGCGCGTCGGCGCCGGCGCCCCCGTCTACCTCGCCGCCGTCCTCGAATACCTCGCCGCAGAG ACTCTGGAGCTCGCCGGCAACGCGGCGCGGGACAACAAGAAGAACCGGATCGTGCCGCGCCACATCCAGCTGGCCGTGCGCAACGACGAGGAGCTGAGCCGGCTGCTGGGCTCCGTCACCATCGCCGCCGGCGGGGTGCTGCCCAGCATCCACACCACGCTCCTCCCCAAGAAGGCCGGCAAGGCCAAGGGCGACATCGGCTCCGCGTCCCAGGAGTTCTAG